The following are from one region of the Streptomyces tuirus genome:
- a CDS encoding ABC transporter substrate-binding protein has protein sequence MKIRNQWPVLPIVAGLASGLLTGCGTESGDSAGDGSNVVVGMSDDVLATDPASGYDPGSWLLFNNVFQSLLSFPKGATEPQPEAAESCAFTDTQTTVYKCTLKDGLKFSNGDELTSEDVKFSFDRMLKINDPDGPAIMFPMLDEVETPDDKTVVFRLNTADATFPSKIASGAGSIVDHGQYDADGLRKDGEAVGSGPYQLESFDDDQAVFSVNENYKGTAKVNNTGVTLKFFDGDQTALKQAIQNGDVDIAYRGLTAGDIADTEKADDGTGVEVVEGSSAEVQHLVFNMDDPVAGKLGVRKAIAHLLDREALIKDVYQGTATPLYSIIPAGIAGHNTAFFDTYGARPSKAKARAALRKDGITGKVKLTLWSTPSRYGPATDQELNAIADQLNASGLFAADVKSVAFDQYEKDIAAGKYGVYVKGWVPDYPDADNFTAPFFGKGNVLNNNYDNDTITGSLIPRTAALTNRAATDKEFGELQDIVADELPVLPVWQAKQYAVVREGVYGLEYCLDASTVFRFWELSKDA, from the coding sequence GTGAAGATTCGCAACCAGTGGCCGGTCCTGCCCATCGTGGCGGGCCTCGCCTCCGGACTGCTGACCGGCTGTGGCACGGAGAGCGGAGACTCCGCGGGGGACGGCTCCAACGTGGTGGTGGGGATGTCCGACGACGTCCTGGCCACGGACCCGGCCTCCGGCTACGACCCCGGCTCCTGGCTGTTGTTCAACAACGTCTTCCAGTCCCTGCTGAGCTTCCCCAAGGGCGCCACGGAACCGCAGCCGGAGGCCGCCGAGAGCTGCGCGTTCACCGACACGCAGACCACGGTCTACAAGTGCACGCTCAAGGACGGCCTCAAGTTCAGCAACGGTGACGAACTCACCTCCGAGGACGTCAAGTTCTCCTTCGACCGCATGCTGAAGATCAACGACCCCGACGGGCCCGCGATCATGTTCCCCATGCTGGACGAGGTCGAGACGCCGGACGACAAGACGGTCGTCTTCCGCCTCAACACGGCCGACGCCACCTTCCCGAGCAAGATAGCCTCCGGCGCCGGCTCCATCGTCGACCACGGCCAGTACGACGCGGACGGGCTCCGCAAGGACGGCGAGGCGGTCGGCTCCGGCCCCTACCAGCTCGAGTCGTTCGACGACGACCAGGCGGTCTTCTCCGTCAACGAGAACTACAAGGGCACCGCCAAGGTGAACAACACCGGCGTGACGCTCAAGTTCTTCGACGGCGACCAGACGGCCCTGAAGCAGGCCATCCAGAACGGGGACGTCGACATCGCCTACCGCGGTCTCACCGCGGGCGACATCGCCGACACCGAGAAGGCCGACGACGGCACCGGCGTCGAGGTCGTCGAGGGCAGCAGCGCCGAGGTCCAGCACCTGGTGTTCAACATGGACGACCCGGTCGCCGGCAAGCTCGGCGTCCGCAAGGCCATCGCCCACCTGCTCGACCGCGAAGCCCTCATTAAGGACGTCTACCAGGGCACCGCCACCCCGCTGTACTCGATCATCCCGGCCGGTATCGCCGGCCACAACACGGCCTTCTTCGACACCTACGGCGCCCGCCCGTCCAAGGCGAAGGCCCGGGCCGCGCTGCGCAAGGACGGCATCACCGGCAAGGTCAAGCTGACCCTCTGGTCGACCCCGTCCCGCTACGGCCCCGCCACCGACCAGGAGCTGAACGCCATCGCGGACCAGCTCAACGCCAGCGGCCTGTTCGCCGCCGACGTCAAGTCCGTCGCCTTCGACCAGTACGAGAAGGACATCGCCGCCGGCAAGTACGGCGTCTACGTGAAGGGCTGGGTGCCGGACTACCCGGACGCCGACAACTTCACGGCCCCCTTCTTCGGCAAGGGCAACGTGCTGAACAACAACTACGACAACGACACGATCACCGGTTCGCTCATCCCGCGCACCGCCGCCCTGACCAACCGGGCCGCCACGGACAAGGAGTTCGGGGAGCTGCAGGACATCGTCGCCGACGAACTCCCCGTCCTGCCGGTGTGGCAGGCCAAGCAGTACGCGGTCGTCCGCGAGGGGGTCTACGGCCTGGAGTACTGCCTCGACGCGTCGACGGTCTTCCGCTTCTGGGAGCTCAGCAAGGACGCCTGA